One window from the genome of Populus alba chromosome 15, ASM523922v2, whole genome shotgun sequence encodes:
- the LOC118057271 gene encoding sucrose synthase 7, translated as MASAPVLKRSETIAESMPDALRQSRYHMRICFSRFVAPGRRLMKRQHIMDEVDKSIQDKNERQKVLEGLLGYILCSTQEAAVVPPFVAFAVRPNPGFLECVKVNSEDLSVDGISVSEYLQFKEMIFDEKWASNENALEVDFEAMDFSTPRLTLSSSIGNGLNYMSKFMSSKLRGSSDAAKPLLDYLLALEHQGENLMINQTLDSVSKLQAALIVAEVVVSAFPKDAPYQDFQQSLKRLGFERGWGDTAERVKETMRMLSESLQAPEPVKLELLFSRIPNMFNIVIFSPHGYFGQSDVLGLPDTGGQIVYILDQVRALEEELLLKIRQQGLSVKPQILVITRLIPQAGGTKCNQEVEPIFGTKHSHIVRVPFKTEKGVLPQWVSRFDVYPYLERFAQDAADKVLEYMDCKPDLLIGNYSDGNLVASLMAQKLGITLGTIAHALEKTKYEDSDVKLKELDPKYHFSCQFTADMIAMNTADFIITSTYQEIAGSKDRPGQYESHVAFTMPGLCRVVSGINVFDPKFNIASPGADQTVYFPYTEKQKRLTSFHPAIEELLYKNEDNNEHIGYLADKKKPIIFSMARLDTVKNITGLTEWYGKNAKLRNLVNLVVVAGFFDPSKSNDREEIAEIKKMHSLIDKYQLKGQFRWIAAQSDRYRNGELYRCIADTKGAFIQPALYEAFGLTVIEAMNCGLPTFATNQGGPAEIIVDGVSGFHIDPNNGDESSNKIADFFEKCKTDADYWNKMSATGLQRIYECYTWKIYANKVLNMGSVYGFWRQMNKEQKLLKQRYVEAFYNLQFRNLARNVPIPGFTPSVQTPSASKTKPQESLPTQKAKPQVEEAAVPAPKTQLTQRHAQPQQPQSQRNGNESLGQMVVARRESSSTQRSWSWWLSRIASLLIVYYILRKLYCYLT; from the exons ATGGCTTCTGCACCAGTTCTTAAGCGATCCGAAACAATTGCTGAAAGCATGCCTGATGCATTAAGGCAGAGCCGGTATCACATGAGGATATGTTTTTCCAG gtttgttgCTCCTGGGAGAAGGCTGATGAAGCGCCAACATATAATGGATGAAGTTGATAAATCTATACAAGATAAGAATGAAAGGCAAAAGGTCTTGGAAGGCTTACTTGGTTACATCCTGTGTTCCACTCAG GAGGCAGCTGTTGTTCCACCTTTTGTGGCATTTGCTGTAAGACCGAATCCGGGTTTTTTGGAATGTGTTAAAGTGAACTCTGAAGATTTGAGCGTTGATGGTATCTCCGTTTCAGAATATTTGCAGTTTAAGGAAATGATCTTCGATGAAAAATG GGCGAGCAATGAAAATGCGTTGGAAGTAGATTTTGAAGCTATGGATTTCTCCACCCCTCGCCttactctttcttcttctattggGAATGGACTGAACTACATGTCGAAGTTCATGTCCTCAAAGCTCCGTGGGAGTTCCGATGCTGCAAAGCCTCTACTCGACTATTTGTTAGCGCTCGAACATCAAGGGGAG AATCTTATGATCAATCAAACTCTAGATTCAGTTTCCAAGCTTCAAGCAGCATTGATTGTAGCTGAAGTAGTTGTCTCTGCATTTCCTAAAGACGCCCCATATCAGGATTTCCAGCAGAG CCTGAAAAGGTTGGGCTTTGAGAGGGGATGGGGAGACACCGCAGAAAGAGTCAAGGAGACAATGAGGATGCTTTCTGAATCACTTCAAGCCCCAGAACCAGTGAAACTGGAGTTGCTGTTTAGCAGGATTCCCAACATGTTCAACATTGTGATCTTCTCTCCTCACGGCTATTTTGGCCAGTCGGATGTCCTCGGGCTGCCAGATACCGGTGGCCAG ATTGTTTACATTCTTGATCAAGTAAGAGCATTAGAGGAAGAACTGCTACTTAAAATAAGGCAGCAAGGGCTTAGCGTGAAGCCTCAAATTCTTGTG ATAACACGACTGATACCACAGGCTGGAGGGACAAAGTGCAACCAGGAGGTGGAGCCTATTTTCGGTACAAAACACTCCCACATTGTTAGGGTCCCCTTCAAGACAGAGAAAGGGGTTCTCCCTCAATGGGTCTCCCGTTTCGATGTATACCCTTACCTCGAGAGATTTGCTCAG GATGCTGCTGATAAGGTCCTTGAATACATGGACTGTAAACCTGATCTCTTGATTGGGAACTATAGTGATGGGAACTTGGTGGCTTCCCTAATGGCTCAGAAACTTGGCATAACTCTG GGAACCATTGCTCATGCTTTGGAGAAAACTAAGTACGAAGATTCTGATGTCAAATTGAAGGAATTAGACCCCAAGTACCACTTTTCCTGTCAATTCACAGCAGACATGATTGCGATGAATACTGCTGATTTTATCATAACCAGTACATATCAAGAAATTGCAGGAAG CAAGGATAGACCAGGACAGTATGAAAGCCATGTGGCGTTTACCATGCCAGGACTTTGCCGTGTCGTGTCAGGGATCAATGTCTTTGATCCAAAGTTCAACATTGCTTCCCCTGGGGCTGACCAAACTGTCTACTTCCCCTATACCGAGAAACAGAAGCGGTTAACCTCTTTTCATCCTGCCATTGAAGAGCTACTCTATAAGAATGAAGATAACAATGAGCACAT TGGATATCTGGCAGACAAGAAGAAACCAATTATCTTCTCCATGGCAAGACTGGATACAGTGAAAAACATTACAGGGCTGACAGAGTGGTATGGAAAGAATGCGAAGCTAAGAAACCTGGTGAATCTCGTTGTTGTAGCAGGATTCTTTGATCCATCCAAGTCAAATGATAGAGAGGAAATTGCGGAGATAAAAAAGATGCATTCCTTGATAGACAAATACCAACTCAAGGGCCAGTTCAGATGGATAGCAGCTCAATCTGACAGGTACCGAAACGGAGAGCTATACCGCTGCATTGCAGATACAAAGGGAGCTTTTATTCAGCCTGCACTCTATGAGGCCTTTGGCCTTACAGTAATTGAGGCAATGAACTGTGGACTACCTACCTTCGCCACCAATCAAGGTGGGCCAGCAGAAATTATTGTTGATGGGGTCTCAGGATTCCACATTGACCCCAACAATGGAGACGAGTCTAGCAACAAGATAGCAGATTTCTTCGAGAAGTGCAAGACAGATGCTGACTATTGGAACAAGATGTCAGCAACTGGTCTCCAACGCATCTACGAATG CTATACATGGAAGATTTATGCAAACAAAGTGTTGAACATGGGATCTGTTTACGGGTTTTGGAGGCAGATGAACAAGGAACAGAAGCTTCTGAAGCAGAGATATGTTGAAGCCTTTTACAATCTCCAATTCAGGAATTTG GCAAGGAATGTTCCAATCCCAGGATTTACACCATCCGTACAGACACCATCAGCTTCAAAAACTAAACCCCAAGAATCTCTTCCAACCCAGAAAGCCAAACCGCAGGTGGAGGAGGCCGCGGTGCCAGCACCTAAAACTCAGCTAACACAAAGGCAC GCACAACCCCAGCAGCCTCAAAGCCAAAG GAATGGCAACGAAAGTTTAGGGCAAATGGTCGTTGCACGACGAGAAAGCAGCAGCACACAGAGAAGCTGGAGTTGGTGGTTGTCCAGGATCGCTTCCCTTCTTATAGTTTATTACATCCTGAGGAAGTTGTATTGCTACCTCACATGA